From the Serratia nematodiphila DZ0503SBS1 genome, one window contains:
- the der gene encoding ribosome biogenesis GTPase Der — MIPVVALVGRPNVGKSTLFNRLTHTRDALVADFPGLTRDRKYGRAEIEGNEFIIVDTGGIDGTEDGVETRMAGQSLLAIEEADIVLFMVDARAGLMPADQGIAQHLRSRQKATFLVANKTDGLDPDTATADFYSLGLGEVFAIAASHGRGVTQLIEHVLVPFVPEKPEDVELTEEEANAAYWAEQNGETLEGEEDEEPEEAFNPQDLPIKLAIVGRPNVGKSTLTNRILGEERVVVYDMPGTTRDSIYIPMVRDEREYVLIDTAGVRKRGKVTETVEKFSVIKTLQAIEDANVVLLVIDAREGISDQDLSLLGFILNSGRSLVIAVNKWDGMSEEDREHVKEMLDLRLGFVDFARVHFISALHGSGVGNLFESVQEAYECATRRVNTSMLTKIMQMAVDDHQPPLVRGRRVKLKYAHAGGYNPPIVVIHGNQVSDLADSYKRYLMNYFRRSLNVMGTPIRIQFKEGDNPFAGKRNLLTPTQMRKRKRLMSHLKKSK; from the coding sequence ATGATACCTGTCGTCGCGCTGGTCGGGCGCCCGAATGTGGGTAAATCCACCTTGTTCAACCGTTTAACCCATACGCGTGATGCGCTGGTGGCGGATTTCCCGGGGCTGACGCGTGACCGCAAGTATGGTCGTGCTGAAATCGAAGGCAATGAATTCATCATCGTCGATACCGGCGGCATCGACGGCACCGAAGACGGCGTCGAAACGCGCATGGCCGGTCAGTCGCTGCTGGCGATCGAAGAAGCGGACATCGTGCTGTTCATGGTCGACGCCCGCGCCGGCCTGATGCCGGCGGATCAGGGCATTGCCCAGCACCTGCGCAGCCGCCAGAAGGCGACCTTCCTGGTGGCCAACAAAACCGACGGTCTGGATCCGGACACCGCCACCGCCGATTTCTATTCGCTCGGCCTGGGTGAAGTGTTCGCTATCGCCGCTTCTCACGGCCGCGGCGTGACCCAGCTGATCGAACACGTGCTGGTGCCGTTCGTACCGGAAAAACCGGAAGACGTCGAGCTGACCGAGGAAGAGGCCAACGCCGCTTACTGGGCTGAGCAAAACGGTGAAACGCTGGAAGGCGAAGAAGACGAAGAGCCGGAAGAAGCGTTCAATCCGCAGGATCTGCCGATCAAGCTGGCGATCGTCGGCCGCCCGAACGTCGGTAAGTCTACGCTCACTAACCGCATCCTCGGCGAGGAGCGCGTGGTGGTGTACGACATGCCGGGCACCACCCGCGACAGCATCTACATTCCGATGGTGCGCGACGAACGCGAGTACGTGCTGATCGACACCGCCGGGGTGCGCAAACGCGGCAAGGTGACGGAAACCGTCGAGAAATTCTCGGTGATCAAGACTCTGCAGGCGATTGAAGACGCCAACGTGGTGCTGCTGGTGATCGACGCGCGTGAAGGCATTTCCGATCAGGATCTCTCTTTGCTCGGCTTTATCCTCAATAGTGGGCGCTCACTGGTGATTGCGGTCAACAAGTGGGACGGCATGAGCGAAGAAGATCGCGAGCACGTGAAAGAGATGCTCGATCTGCGCCTGGGCTTCGTCGACTTCGCGCGCGTGCACTTCATTTCCGCCCTGCACGGCAGCGGCGTCGGCAACCTGTTCGAGTCGGTACAGGAAGCCTACGAGTGCGCAACCCGCCGCGTAAACACCTCGATGCTGACCAAAATCATGCAGATGGCGGTTGACGATCACCAGCCGCCGTTGGTGCGCGGCCGCCGCGTGAAGCTGAAATATGCCCATGCCGGCGGTTACAACCCGCCGATCGTGGTGATCCACGGCAACCAGGTCAGCGATCTGGCCGATTCGTATAAACGCTATTTGATGAACTACTTCCGCCGCTCGCTGAATGTGATGGGGACGCCGATCCGCATCCAGTTCAAAGAGGGTGACAACCCGTTCGCCGGCAAACGCAACCTGCTGACGCCGACCCAGATGCGTAAGCGCAAGCGCCTGATGAGCCACCTGAAAAAGAGCAAGTAA
- a CDS encoding zinc ribbon domain-containing protein, translating into MDAHCPHCRQTMNWVAGHYHCAACQRDYRQLASCPECGQPLQELKACGAVDYLCQNGHGLISKKRVNFSYQPL; encoded by the coding sequence ATGGACGCGCACTGTCCGCACTGTCGTCAGACCATGAATTGGGTAGCGGGTCACTACCATTGTGCCGCCTGTCAGCGCGATTATCGGCAGCTGGCGAGCTGCCCGGAATGCGGGCAGCCGCTGCAAGAATTGAAAGCCTGCGGGGCGGTGGATTACCTGTGCCAGAACGGGCACGGGCTGATCTCCAAAAAGCGGGTGAATTTCAGCTATCAGCCGCTGTAA
- a CDS encoding AEC family transporter produces the protein MSWETWSFAFNVTVPNLLMMLLGILLRHWRLMDDRFVDGATRLVFNLALPCLLFFSIATNHPQLLGNLPLVLFGAVGTLATFLLLELAARWLVKEPRERGVFVQGGFRANTAIVGLAYAMTAYGSEGIALASLYLTVTVILFNILSVITLTRSLQGGQGNKISHLSLLRSIVTNPLIIGLVCGLLYAQTGLGIPTVIRQTGSYISALSLPLALLCTGASLDFRAMFRSSNVAALSSAAKLFLVPCLMTLAGWLCGFQGAALGIIFLFSATPTASGSYVMTRAMGGNATLAANIIAITTVGSFFTTALGIYFLRSWGAI, from the coding sequence ATGTCCTGGGAAACCTGGAGTTTTGCGTTTAACGTCACCGTGCCGAATCTGCTGATGATGCTGCTGGGGATCCTGCTGCGCCATTGGCGCCTGATGGATGACCGCTTTGTCGACGGTGCGACCCGCCTGGTGTTCAATCTGGCGCTGCCGTGCCTGCTGTTTTTCAGCATCGCCACCAACCATCCGCAGCTGCTCGGCAACCTGCCGCTGGTGCTGTTCGGCGCGGTCGGCACGCTGGCGACCTTCCTGCTTTTGGAGCTGGCGGCCAGGTGGCTGGTGAAAGAACCGCGTGAGCGTGGGGTATTCGTGCAGGGCGGCTTCCGCGCCAATACCGCCATCGTCGGCCTGGCCTACGCCATGACCGCCTACGGCAGCGAAGGCATTGCGCTCGCCTCGCTGTACCTGACGGTGACGGTGATCCTGTTCAACATACTGTCGGTCATCACCCTCACGCGCAGCCTGCAGGGCGGGCAGGGCAATAAAATCAGCCACCTGTCGCTGCTGCGCAGCATCGTCACCAATCCGTTGATCATCGGCCTGGTGTGCGGGTTGCTGTATGCGCAAACCGGGCTGGGCATCCCGACCGTGATCCGCCAGACCGGCAGCTATATCTCCGCGCTGTCGCTGCCGCTGGCGCTGCTGTGCACCGGCGCCAGCCTGGATTTTCGCGCCATGTTCCGTTCGTCCAACGTGGCGGCGCTGTCATCGGCGGCTAAGCTGTTTCTGGTGCCGTGCCTGATGACGCTGGCCGGCTGGCTGTGCGGGTTTCAGGGGGCGGCACTGGGGATTATCTTCCTGTTTTCCGCCACGCCGACCGCTTCGGGCAGCTATGTGATGACGCGCGCCATGGGCGGCAACGCCACGCTGGCGGCCAACATTATTGCCATCACCACCGTCGGATCGTTCTTCACCACCGCGTTGGGGATCTATTTTTTGCGCTCATGGGGCGCGATTTAA
- a CDS encoding protealysin inhibitor emfourin: MKPLPTLNQDTVIELAREGGFAYIPKLAGQRRIALADITPEQRQRLNQLLNQTLPYAQEEGQPNSPGCGDQRYYRIQINYTSPTLSTEIVLLIPESSAPQALVDLWKTGQVDE, translated from the coding sequence ATGAAACCGCTGCCGACGCTCAATCAGGATACGGTCATTGAGCTGGCGCGCGAGGGAGGCTTCGCCTACATTCCCAAACTGGCGGGCCAGCGCCGCATCGCGCTGGCCGATATCACGCCGGAGCAGCGGCAGCGCCTGAATCAGCTGCTGAACCAGACGCTGCCCTATGCGCAGGAAGAAGGCCAGCCCAACTCCCCCGGCTGCGGCGACCAACGCTACTACCGCATACAGATCAACTACACCAGCCCCACCCTGAGCACCGAGATCGTGCTGTTAATCCCGGAAAGCAGCGCGCCGCAGGCGCTGGTGGATCTGTGGAAAACCGGCCAGGTGGATGAGTGA
- the bamB gene encoding outer membrane protein assembly factor BamB, translated as MQLRKTLLVGLVSAALLSGCSLFNSEEDVVTMSPLPKVENQFTPSKAWSTSVGDGIGEYYSHLRPAYQDSTIYAADRFGIVKAMDADSGNEKWKVNLSEKTGFFSSNLSALLSGGLTVAGDKVYVGSEKAVVYALNTADGAIAWQTKVAGEAISRPVVSDGMVLVHTSNGMLQALNEADGAVKWTVNLDMPSLSLRGESAPAVAFGAAIVGGDNGRVSAVLMQQGQIIWQQRISQPSGATEIDRLNDVDTTPVIVDGVVYALGYNGNLTALDLRSGQIIWKRELGSVNDFIVDAGRIYLIDQNDRVVALSTEGGVTVWTQSDLLHRNLTPPVMYNGYLVTGDAEGYLHWINTTDGRFVAQQEVDSSGFLSAPMVASDKLIIQARGGKVYAFTR; from the coding sequence ATGCAATTGCGTAAAACACTCTTGGTCGGACTGGTTTCCGCTGCCTTGCTGAGTGGTTGCTCGCTGTTTAACAGCGAAGAAGACGTGGTTACCATGTCGCCGTTGCCGAAAGTTGAAAATCAGTTTACGCCGAGCAAGGCGTGGAGCACCTCGGTGGGCGACGGTATCGGTGAGTATTACTCCCACCTGCGTCCGGCCTATCAGGACAGCACCATTTACGCCGCCGATCGCTTCGGCATCGTGAAAGCGATGGACGCCGACAGCGGTAACGAGAAGTGGAAGGTCAATCTCTCCGAGAAGACCGGTTTCTTCTCCAGCAACCTGTCTGCGCTGCTGTCGGGCGGCCTGACGGTCGCGGGCGACAAGGTTTACGTCGGCAGCGAAAAAGCGGTGGTTTACGCATTGAACACCGCCGACGGCGCCATCGCCTGGCAGACCAAAGTGGCCGGCGAAGCGATCTCCCGTCCGGTTGTCAGCGACGGCATGGTGTTGGTGCACACCTCCAACGGCATGTTGCAGGCGCTGAACGAAGCCGACGGCGCGGTGAAGTGGACGGTTAACCTGGACATGCCTTCGCTGTCGCTGCGTGGTGAATCCGCGCCGGCCGTCGCTTTTGGCGCCGCCATCGTCGGCGGTGACAACGGCCGCGTCAGTGCGGTGCTGATGCAGCAGGGCCAGATTATCTGGCAACAGCGTATTTCTCAGCCGAGCGGCGCGACCGAAATCGATCGTCTGAACGACGTGGACACCACGCCGGTGATCGTTGACGGCGTGGTCTACGCGCTGGGTTACAACGGCAACCTGACGGCGCTGGATCTGCGTTCCGGCCAGATTATCTGGAAACGCGAGCTGGGTTCGGTGAATGATTTCATCGTCGACGCGGGCCGCATCTACCTGATCGATCAGAACGACCGCGTAGTGGCGCTCAGCACCGAAGGCGGCGTGACCGTGTGGACGCAGAGCGATCTGCTGCACCGTAACCTGACGCCGCCGGTGATGTATAATGGTTATCTGGTGACCGGTGACGCCGAAGGTTATCTGCACTGGATCAACACCACCGATGGCCGTTTTGTCGCCCAGCAGGAAGTGGACAGCTCCGGCTTCCTGTCTGCGCCGATGGTGGCCAGCGACAAGCTGATCATCCAGGCTCGCGGCGGGAAAGTTTACGCTTTCACCCGCTAA